One window of the Labilibaculum sp. genome contains the following:
- a CDS encoding Hsp20/alpha crystallin family protein translates to MTILRYSKGTNDFFTNQIMDQLFRETKGSLKNSEQRDVSFNPRTNVVDEKEKFVIEMLIPGFAKKDVAIRVEDGFLKITAKMEEVADRTYLRKEFSATKLERTFKLSEGIDQESISAEVRDGILFVSLPKSKVEEPKIKEITIQ, encoded by the coding sequence ATGACAATTTTAAGATACTCAAAAGGAACAAATGATTTTTTCACAAATCAAATAATGGATCAATTGTTTAGGGAAACAAAAGGAAGTTTGAAAAATTCAGAACAAAGAGATGTTTCTTTTAATCCACGCACAAATGTTGTAGATGAAAAGGAAAAGTTTGTGATTGAAATGCTTATCCCGGGCTTTGCAAAAAAAGATGTGGCCATAAGGGTTGAAGATGGTTTTTTAAAAATTACTGCAAAGATGGAGGAAGTTGCAGATAGAACATATTTAAGAAAGGAATTTAGCGCAACTAAATTGGAGAGAACTTTTAAGCTTTCAGAAGGAATAGATCAAGAAAGTATTTCGGCAGAGGTGCGCGACGGAATTTTGTTTGTAAGTCTGCCTAAATCCAAGGTGGAGGAGCCAAAAATTAAGGAGATTACAATTCAGTAA
- the trmD gene encoding tRNA (guanosine(37)-N1)-methyltransferase TrmD, giving the protein MRIDILTVVPELLESPLNHSIIQRAKDNGIAEIHIHNIRDYSEDKHKKVDDYAFSGGAGMVMRLEPIVKAIEFLTAQRNYDEIIFTTPDGDLYDQKTANTLSIKENIMILCGHYKGIDQRIRDHFITKEISIGDFVLTGGELAAAIIADSVIRLIPGAMGDETSALTDSFQDNLLSPPLYTRPAEFRGWKVPDILISGDHKKIEKWQEEQAYERTKRLRPDLLKE; this is encoded by the coding sequence ATGAGAATCGATATACTTACCGTTGTTCCAGAACTGCTGGAGAGTCCACTCAATCACTCCATAATTCAGAGAGCAAAAGATAATGGCATTGCCGAAATCCATATCCACAACATTCGCGACTATTCTGAAGACAAGCACAAAAAGGTTGACGACTACGCATTTAGCGGCGGAGCTGGAATGGTAATGAGACTAGAGCCAATCGTTAAGGCAATTGAATTTTTAACAGCTCAGAGAAACTACGACGAAATCATTTTCACCACACCTGATGGTGATCTTTACGATCAGAAAACAGCAAACACCTTATCGATAAAAGAAAATATAATGATCCTTTGCGGGCATTACAAGGGCATTGACCAGCGAATTCGAGATCATTTTATCACTAAAGAAATTTCGATTGGCGATTTTGTTTTAACCGGAGGGGAATTAGCGGCGGCAATTATTGCTGACAGCGTAATCCGACTTATCCCTGGTGCTATGGGCGATGAAACTTCTGCTCTCACAGATTCATTCCAGGACAATCTACTTTCTCCACCGCTCTACACCCGCCCCGCAGAATTTAGAGGGTGGAAGGTACCGGACATATTGATATCGGGAGACCATAAAAAAATTGAAAAATGGCAAGAAGAACAAGCTTACGAAAGAACGAAGCGATTGCGTCCAGACCTGTTAAAAGAATAA
- the rbr gene encoding rubrerythrin, with protein MEKSIKGTQTEKNLLKAFAGESQARGRYTYFAKQAKTEGYEQIAALFLETAEQEMQHAKRFFSFLEGGEVEITASYPAGKVGTTAENLKAAACGENEEYTELYPEFARIAEEEGFKKVASAFKLIAKVEQVHEERYLKLLANLEEDSVFEKEESEKWYCRKCGYVHEGKKAPKNCPACEHPQAYFEIKGENY; from the coding sequence ATGGAAAAATCGATTAAAGGAACTCAAACAGAGAAAAATTTATTGAAAGCCTTTGCAGGAGAATCTCAGGCAAGAGGTAGATATACCTATTTTGCTAAACAGGCAAAAACAGAAGGGTATGAGCAGATTGCAGCCTTGTTTTTAGAAACGGCAGAGCAGGAAATGCAGCATGCAAAACGATTCTTTAGCTTTTTAGAAGGAGGAGAAGTGGAAATAACTGCATCTTATCCTGCAGGAAAGGTTGGAACGACAGCTGAGAATTTGAAAGCCGCAGCTTGCGGAGAGAATGAAGAATATACGGAATTGTATCCTGAATTTGCTCGTATTGCTGAGGAGGAAGGTTTCAAAAAAGTAGCTTCGGCTTTTAAATTAATTGCTAAGGTTGAGCAGGTACACGAAGAGAGGTACTTAAAGCTATTGGCTAATTTGGAAGAGGATTCTGTTTTCGAAAAAGAAGAAAGTGAAAAGTGGTATTGTAGAAAGTGTGGATACGTTCATGAGGGCAAAAAAGCACCAAAGAATTGTCCGGCATGCGAGCATCCTCAGGCATATTTTGAGATTAAAGGAGAAAATTACTAG
- a CDS encoding 7-carboxy-7-deazaguanine synthase QueE, producing the protein MVKKNDLKDKYKEIFDKGTDLPLVEDFYTIQGEGYHTGKPAYFIRIGGCDIGCRWCDSKISWNPAEHRLISVEEVVRKAVESPAKAVVVTGGEPSLYNLEPLCTELKKHNIENFLETSGAYEISGEWDWICLSPKRNKLPVPSSYEKANELKVIIFDLEKDFEWAEELSKNVGDDCLLYLQSEWSQYVHNIKPIVEYVKNNPKWNISLQSHKFMRIP; encoded by the coding sequence TTGGTTAAGAAGAACGATTTGAAAGACAAGTACAAAGAAATATTCGATAAAGGAACAGATTTACCTCTGGTTGAGGATTTCTATACCATACAAGGTGAAGGATATCACACGGGAAAGCCAGCTTATTTTATTCGCATTGGAGGATGTGATATCGGTTGCCGGTGGTGCGACAGTAAGATTTCATGGAATCCGGCAGAACATCGCCTTATTTCTGTTGAAGAAGTCGTTCGAAAAGCTGTTGAATCGCCTGCTAAAGCAGTTGTTGTTACAGGAGGAGAGCCTTCGCTGTACAACTTGGAACCACTGTGTACTGAATTAAAAAAGCACAATATTGAAAATTTCCTGGAAACTTCCGGAGCATATGAAATAAGCGGAGAGTGGGATTGGATTTGTTTGTCGCCAAAGCGAAATAAATTGCCTGTACCATCTTCTTATGAAAAAGCAAATGAGCTGAAAGTTATCATCTTCGATTTGGAAAAAGATTTTGAATGGGCTGAGGAGTTATCAAAAAATGTAGGAGATGATTGTTTGTTGTATTTGCAGTCGGAGTGGAGTCAGTATGTTCACAATATAAAGCCAATTGTAGAATACGTAAAGAACAATCCAAAATGGAATATCTCCTTGCAGTCGCACAAGTTTATGAGAATACCATAA
- a CDS encoding bifunctional UDP-sugar hydrolase/5'-nucleotidase: MKNIKFLFLYLLILAFASCSKDSNSPDNPTDFTPKELTVFCINDAHGQLDNFSKIKQIVDKERESTNVIVVSSGDLFSGNPTVDNHPEKGYPMIDVMNKIGFDVAVLGNHEFDYGPEILKNRMEQSNFAWVCANVDKGTTDIPEPFEYKTITKENIKITFLGLIETNGKKDVTIPSTHPWRVKQFHFDRPEDIVSLYSNVKNEEESDIYIALSHLGYNGNDQILGDVQLANNFPYFDLIIGGHSHDKINTKVNGIPIYQAGSNLNYLGKISVTIVNKKIESITDELINLNTYQEYDSELKTTIDGYNNQDYLTEVIGVSKRDHNTSMVGCFYTDALRIQMGVDVCFQNTGGIRSNLNEGDITKREIYEITPFSNGTVIYEMTVLDIKKFLAGSGSGFYYSGIQIQQIDQEIEIRNMQGQRLSDDTILKLGLNDYVPAVYDKYFPESGQVQNMTDAETVISYLQNINNQVDYPVCDRYFRMK, translated from the coding sequence ATGAAAAACATTAAATTCTTATTTCTCTACCTGCTTATTCTCGCGTTTGCATCTTGTTCCAAAGACAGTAATTCGCCAGATAATCCTACTGACTTTACGCCAAAGGAATTGACCGTTTTTTGTATAAATGATGCGCACGGTCAATTGGATAATTTCTCAAAAATTAAACAAATCGTTGACAAAGAGAGAGAATCAACCAATGTGATCGTAGTTTCCAGTGGTGATTTGTTTTCAGGAAATCCCACTGTTGACAATCATCCTGAAAAAGGATATCCAATGATTGATGTGATGAATAAAATTGGGTTTGATGTTGCCGTTTTGGGGAATCACGAGTTTGATTACGGGCCCGAAATTCTAAAAAACAGAATGGAACAATCTAATTTTGCTTGGGTTTGTGCAAATGTAGACAAGGGAACTACAGATATTCCTGAGCCATTTGAATACAAAACCATTACCAAGGAAAATATCAAAATAACTTTCCTGGGTTTAATTGAAACCAATGGAAAAAAAGATGTAACAATCCCATCAACTCATCCATGGAGAGTTAAACAATTTCATTTCGACCGGCCTGAAGACATTGTTTCTCTTTATTCAAACGTTAAAAATGAGGAGGAGTCAGATATATATATTGCTCTTAGTCACTTAGGATACAATGGCAATGACCAAATATTAGGAGATGTTCAGCTAGCCAACAACTTTCCCTATTTCGATTTAATTATTGGAGGACATAGTCACGATAAAATTAACACTAAAGTAAATGGGATACCTATTTATCAGGCTGGCAGCAATCTAAATTATCTTGGAAAGATATCAGTTACCATTGTCAACAAAAAAATAGAATCAATTACCGATGAACTTATTAATTTAAACACATATCAGGAATATGATTCTGAATTAAAAACAACAATTGATGGATACAACAATCAAGACTATTTAACAGAAGTAATCGGGGTTTCAAAAAGAGATCATAATACTAGTATGGTTGGCTGTTTTTATACAGATGCATTACGAATTCAAATGGGTGTTGATGTTTGTTTTCAGAATACTGGCGGAATTCGGTCAAACTTAAACGAAGGCGATATCACCAAAAGAGAAATTTACGAAATTACTCCTTTTAGCAACGGAACAGTTATTTATGAAATGACGGTTCTTGACATTAAAAAATTTCTGGCAGGAAGCGGATCAGGATTTTACTATTCAGGCATTCAGATTCAACAGATTGATCAAGAAATTGAAATAAGAAATATGCAAGGGCAAAGATTATCTGATGACACAATACTAAAACTTGGACTAAACGATTACGTTCCGGCAGTATATGACAAATACTTCCCTGAATCTGGTCAAGTTCAAAACATGACAGATGCAGAAACTGTGATTTCTTATCTGCAAAATATTAACAACCAGGTGGACTATCCTGTTTGCGACCGTTACTTTAGAATGAAATAA